A single genomic interval of Corylus avellana chromosome ca10, CavTom2PMs-1.0 harbors:
- the LOC132164723 gene encoding mediator of RNA polymerase II transcription subunit 13 produces MWTNVFKIGGLHQISWFQFLPHEADLNPLPDKSLKAEQKDTATWLVLSSHLQLQKEGFLSTWTNSFVGPWDPSQGLHNPDEKIKLWLFLPGRHSSVIETAQSAVSKLRVIASGIWLAPGDSEEVAAALSQALRNRIERSLIGLSYMRFGDVFSRYYPSQSEEVLRRGQPAVEFIFAATEEAVFVHVIISAKHIRSLSSGDIERVLKRSSNNPGYRLPVIVSPHGIRGRLTGCCPGDLVKQVYFSSGNFKSSNGFIGLPYHVSQNSGYQMRGQNFYVEVTLGCPRSGSDNALQSNSDSMRNLAKNHVAESPAVGRGDQKGSRDQLPVYEKTFIYPAEAVLVPVLHTSFARSSLKRFWLQNWTGPSLPSSSFFMHCVSNMDFVEGSWNEISGIHTKHGYNSSNNSNSSSISSLSSSSSDSDHKMTTGASELDGDADSLACRQSGLSSNDQLENDCNKLGSKRSRAGMAESFGQVGTATNSLAQDAYKSDFSSMEVDNSAITGASNEQIGSHWDWDDDDRGNVMDIQALLSEFGDFGDFFENDALPFGEPPGTAESQALMFSAPDGGDVRCSPVGMTDISDQMLLPVGFPSFESFDPPPPVAQEDCLSKNQEVTNSSLSSDLVNHTPAYSTCEFDHIIKAEALMTFATEYGAVDTPTSEFSSSIFRSPYFPKSRKAESSNSSPNSYIYGATPPFSPCFDGSDEKTSMALNSKPCPGRNDASAVIPSKKYYTHVESGKEQHEKRSVAGNNSIATSEGVAPSPFSNLNSTNAVKSSLRKFTEGNLELSHFLLSTKTVLATEVECLMFQASMCRIRHTLLSSSSLMPIGLSRSSGSTVLNQLPSEQSTMTDNISGKYEVKKKESIPVRIAGDIGMLDGHLNAPVGVWRSVGVPKVPKPSNSPSMEVSPSLPHNTFNEEGILSFGQMQPLQELLDGMALLVQQATSSVDLTLDGDCGDGPYGWLALQEQWKRGFSCGPFMVHAGCGGTLASCHSLDIAGVELVDPLSADVHASSVISLLQSDIKTALKSAFGILDGPLSVTDWCKGRNQSGDAGTAGDGFSAESSISECRESSNTVTLSVGEPMSPSQSSAGGSSCLKVSSAMDGAKADETCQRRSNQEIFSSESEQQLCTRLRPTLFVLPLPAILVGYQDDWLKTSASSLQLWEKAPLEPYALQKPITYNVICPDIDPLTSAAADFFQQLGTVYETCKLGSHSPQSLGNQMEIDSGKWSSSGFVLLDCPQSMKMESSNASLVGSISDYFLSLSNGWDLMSYLKTLSKVLKGLKLGPFLSTNPKEGSSGPCMVLYVVCPFPEPIAVLQTVVESSVAVGSVILQSDRERRSILHSQVGKALSCSAAVDEATMSNVLVLSGFNIPKLVLHIVTVDAIFRVTSPPLNELVILKETAFTVYNKARRISRGSSNDMIQSSSLSSRSSSVLTQMSPISGMWKDCVGPRITGHSLPREGEIDASLRSGAWDNSWQTTRTGGLSCEPTRPGDYNLPDEIRYLFEPLFILAEPGSVEHGVSPAISGNIVSESSKPLSDDSGGAFMQGASSAGGGDAGSCSQLDGSETDAFGSSHPKSFPSLHCCYGWTEDWRWLVCIWTDSRGELLDSHVFPFGGISSRQDTKGLQCLFVQVLQQGCQILQACSSSDNGSTKPRDFVITRIGSFFELEYLEWQKAINSVGGSEVKKWPLQLRRSVRDGIPASSNGTSLQQQEMGLIQERGLPSSPSPLYSPHTKASGYIKGGLGQPAARKQLIGAHTVVDSSRGLLQWVQSISFVAISVDHSLHLVFQADSLSPGGTQGGSVMGLSGYLEGFTPVKSLGSMSASYLLIPSPSMRFLPATPLQLPTCLTAESPPLAHLLHSKGSAIPLSTGFVVSKAVPSMRKDCRSSMKEEWPSVLSVSLIDYYGGTSIIQDKIVRGVNKQGGRSLSSEAKDFEIETHLVLESVAAELHALSWMTVSPAYLERRTALPFHCDMVLRLRRLLHFADKDLSRQLEK; encoded by the exons ATGTGGACCAACGTTTTCAAAATT GGAGGTCTTCATCAGATATCATGGTTCCAGTTTCTACCACATGAAGCCGATCTAAATCCTCTACCTGATAAAAG TTTGAAAGCAGAGCAGAAAGATACTGCTACATGGTTGGTCCTTTCATCGCATCTACAGTTGCAAAAGGAAGGATTTCTTAGCACATGGACCAATTCCTTTGTTGGACCCTGGGATCCATCTCAGGGTCTGCACAATCCTG ATGAGAAAATCAAGCTCTGGCTTTTTCTTCCTGGGCGTCATTCATCTGTTATTGAGACTGCTCAAAGTGCAGTCTCCAAATTAAGAG TAATTGCATCTGGAATCTGGTTGGCTCCTGGGGACTCGGAAGAAGTTGCAGCTGCCCTTTCACAGGCTTTAAGGAATCGTATAGAAAG ATCACTTATTGGACTCTCCTACATGCGATTTGGAGATGTATTTTCAAGGTATTATCCATCTCAAAGCGAGGAAGTTCTCAG GAGAGGGCAACCTGCGGTTGAGTTCATCTTTGCTGCTACTGAAGAAGCAGTCTTTGTACATGTTATAATATCTGCAAA GCATATCCGGTCACTTTCAAGTGGTGATATTGAACGAGTATTAAAACGTTCTTCCAACAATCCTGGTTACAGACTTCCAG TGATTGTTTCTCCTCATGGAATTCGTGGTAGGCTTACTGGATGTTGTCCTGGTGATCTTGTCAAACAAGTGTATTTCAG TTCTGGCAACTTTAAGAGTTCAAATGGATTTATAGGCCTACCATATCATGTTTCTCAAAATTCTGGTTACCAGATGAGGGGGCAAAATTTCTATGTTGAAGTTACCCTTGGCTGCCCTAGATCTGGAAGTGACAATGCCTTGCAATCAAACTCAGATTCCATGAGGAATTTAGCCAAGAATCATGTTGCGGAATCTCCTGCTGTGGGAAGAGGTGATCAGAAGGGATCACGGGATCAATTACCAGTTTATGAGAAAACATTCATATATCCAGCCGAGGCAGTGCTTGTCCCGGTCCTGCATACATCATTTGCCAGATCTTCTCTGAAAAG ATTTTGGCTACAGAATTGGACAGGACCATCATTACCCAGTTCATCTTTCTTTATGCACTG TGTTAGCAATATGGACTTCGTGGAAGGATCATGGAATGAAATCAGTGGAATACACACCAAGCATGGTTATAACAGCAGCAACAATAGTAACAGTAGCAGTATCAGCAGCTTAAGCAGCAGCTCTAGTGATAGTGATCACAAGATGACCACAGGAGCCAGCGAACTTGATGGAGATGCTGATTCTTTAGCATGTAGACAGTCTGGTTTATCTTCTAATGATCAGTTGGAGAATGATTGCAACAAATTG GGTTCTAAGCGCTCTCGAGCTGGGATGGCAGAGTCATTTGGTCAAGTGGGCACAGCTACAAATTCTCTTGCGCAAGATGCATACAAGTCTGATTTTAGTTCCATGGAAGTTGACAATTCAGCCATAACAGGAGCTTCAAATGAGCAGATTGGATCCCATTGGGATTGGGATGATGATGACAGAGGTAATGTCATGGATATCCAAGCTCTTCTCTCTGAGTTTGGAGATTTTGGGGACTTCTTCGAAAATGATGCTTTGCCTTTCGGGGAG CCCCCAGGAACTGCAGAATCACAGGCACTCATGTTTTCTGCACCAGATGGTGGAGATGTACGTTGCAGTCCAGTGGGGATGACGGATATTTCTGATCAGATGCTATTGCCTGTGGGTTTTCCATCTTTCGAGAGTTTTGATCCACCTCCTCCAGTAGCCCAAGAGGATTGTCTCAGCAAAAATCAAGAAGTGACAAATAGCAGTCTGTCATCAGATCTGGTGAACCACACTCCAGCATATTCTACATGTGAGTTTGATCATATAATAAAAGCTGAAGCACTAATGACATTTGCTACTGAATATGGAGCTGTGGACACCCCTACAAGCGAGTTTTCCTCATCGATTTTCAGAAGCCCGTATTTTCCTAAATCTCGGAAAGCGGAGAGCTCCAATTCAAGCCCAAACAGTTACATATATGGTGCAACACCACCCTTCTCTCCTTGCTTTGATGGATCAGATGAGAAGACTAGCATGGCCTTGAACTCAAAGCCATGTCCTGGAAGAAATGATGCGAGTGCTGTTATCCCGTCAAAGAAATATTACACTCATGTGGAGAGTGGTAAGGAGCAACATGAGAAAAGATCAGTTGCAGGTAATAATAGTATTGCTACATCTGAGGGGGTGGCACCCTCTCCATTCTCCAATCTCAACTCTACAAATGCTGTTAAATCTTCCCTGAGGAAATTCACTGAAGGCAACCTTGAACTATCGCATTTCCTTCTGTCTACGAAGACTGTGCTTGCAACTGAAGTTGAATGCCTTATGTTCCAGGCCTCCATGTGCAGGATAAGACACACACTATTATCTTCGAGTAGCCTTATGCCTATTGGTTTGAGTAGGTCAAGTGGAAGTACTGTTTTGAATCAGCTGCCTAGTGAACAAAGTACCATGACGGACAACATATCTGGCAAATATgaggttaaaaagaaagaatctATACCAGTTAGAATAGCTGGTGATATTGGAATGCTAGATGGGCACCTTAATGCACCTGTTGGGGTTTGGCGCTCTGTTGGAGTTCCGAAAGTTCCAAAGCCCTCAAATTCACCAAGTATGGAAGTTAGCCCATCCTTGCCTCACAATACATTCAATGAGGAAGGTATCCTTTCTTTTGGGCAAATGCAACCACTTCAGGAGCTTCTTGATGGAATGGCATTACTTGTCCAACAAGCTACTTCCTCTGTTGATCTCACTCTAGACGGAGATTGTGGGGATGGTCCTTATGGTTGGCTTGCATTACAAGAGCAGTGGAAGCGGGGATTTTCTTGTGGGCCTTTTATGGTTCATGCAGGTTGTGGAGGGACTTTGGCTTCTTGTCATTCCCTAGACATTGCTGGCGTGGAGTTGGTGGATCCACTTTCTGCTGAT GTTCATGCTTCGTCAGTGATTAGTTTGTTGCAGTCTGACATAAAGACAGCCTTAAAATCTGCATTTGGCATTTTGGACGGGCCGTTGTCTGTCACTGATTGGTGCAAAGGTCGCAATCAGTCAGGTGATGCTGGAACCGCTGGTGATGGATTTTCTGCCGAGTCCTCTATAAGTGAATGTAGAGAGTCTTCGAATACTGTAACGCTATCTGTTGGAGAACCAATGAGCCCATCCCAGTCTTCTGCTGGTGGATCATCTTGCCTTAAAG TGTCTAGTGCCATGGATGGAGCTAAAGCAGATGAGACATGCCAAAGGAGATCTAACCAAGAAATCTTTAGTTCAGAGTCAGAGCAACAACTATGCACCCGGCTAAGACCAACACTTTTTGTTCTTCCGTTGCCTGCTATACTTGTTGG TTACCAGGATGATTGGCTTAAGACATCTGCGAGCTCCCTACAACTCTGGGAGAAGGCTCCTCTTGAGCCATATGCTTTACAAAAACCT ATTACTTACAATGTTATATGTCCAGACATTGATCCACTTACTTCTGCTGCTGCTGATTTTTTCCAGCAACTAGGAACTG TCTATGAGACATGTAAACTAGGTAGTCATTCACCACAAAGTTTGGGGAACCAAATGGAAATAGATTCTGGAAAATGGTCGTCTTCGGGTTTTGTTCTACTTGATTGTCCTCAATCAATGAAGATGGAAAGCAGTAACGCTTCTCTTGTGGGCTCAATAAGTGATTATTTTCTCTCCCTTTCCAATGGTTGGGACTTGATGAGCTATCTTAAGACACTTTCAAAGGTTCTAAAAGGCTTGAAACTTGGTCCATTCTTGTCCACAAACCCAAAAGAAGGAAGCAGTGGTCCTTGTATG GTTTTGTATGTGGTGTGCCCCTTCCCTGAGCCTATTGCAGTTCTACAAACAGTCGTCGAATCTTCTGTTGCTGTTGGATCAGTCATTCTCCAATCAGATAGAGAGAGAAGATCAATATTGCACAGCCAAGTTGGGAAAGCTTTAAGCTGCTCAGCTGCCGTGGATGAAGCAACAATGTCAAATGTTTTAGTACTTTCAGGGTTTAATATTCCTAAATTAGTACTACATATTGTAACAGTTGATGCCATTTTTAGAGTTACAAGTCCACCACTTAATGAGCTCGTAATTCTTAAGGAAACTGCCTTCACTGTTTACAACAAGGCCCGCCGAATTTCACGAGGATCCTCTAATGATATGATCCAATCGTCATCATTATCTAGTAGATCTTCCTCAGTCCTGACACAAATGTCTCCTATTTCGGGGATGTGGAAGGACTGTGTGGGCCCTCGAATTACTGGGCATTCCCTTCCAAGAGAGGGAGAAATCGATGCTAGCCTGAGGTCCGGTGCTTGGGATAATTCTTGGCAAACAACAAGAACGGGAGGTTTAAGTTGTGAACCAACTAGACCTGGGGATTATAACCTTCCAGATGAAATTCGTTACTTGTTTGAGcctctttttattcttgcaGAACCTGGTTCTGTAGAGCATGGAGTTTCACCTGCGATTTCTGGTAATATAGTATCAGAATCTTCAAAGCCATTGTCTGATGACAGTGGTGGAGCCTTTATGCAGGGCGCAAGTTCAGCAGGAGGTGGAGATGCTGGATCATGCTCTCAACTTGATGGATCTGAAACTGATGCCTTTGGATCTAGCCATCCAAAGTCTTTTCCGAGCCTACATTGTTGTTATGGATGGACAGAGGATTGGCGTTGGCTAGTATGCATCTGGACAGATTCAAGGGGAGAACTTCTTGACAGCCACGTATTCCCCTTTGGTGGAATCAGCAGCAGGCAGGACACAAAGGGCCTGCAATGCCTTTTCGTTCAAGTTCTGCAGCAAGGCTGTCAGATACTTCAGGCGTGCTCTTCTTCTGATAATGGTAGTACCAAGCCTAGAGATTTCGTGATCACGCGCATTGGAAGTTTCTTTGAACTTGAATACCTAG AGTGGCAGAAAGCCATTAATTCAGTTGGGGGGTCTGAGGTGAAAAAATGGCCCCTGCAACTGCGACGATCTGTGCGTGATGGAATTCCTGCAAGCAGCAATGGTACATCCTTACAGCAACAGGAGATGGGTTTGATTCAAGAGAGAGGCCTACCTTCCTCACCTAGTCCTTTGTATAGCCCTCACACAAAAGCTTCTGGCTATATAAAAGGTGGGTTAGGACAACCTGCTGCAAGAAAGCAGCTTATAGGTGCGCATACAGTGGTTGACAGCTCAAGGGGCTTGCTTCAGTGGGTGCAGAGCATCAGTTTTGTTGCAATTTCAGTTGACCATTCTTTACACCTAGTTTTTCAAGCAGATTCACTGTCTCCTG GAGGCACCCAAGGTGGCAGTGTTATGGGACTGTCTGGCTATCTTGAAGGGTTCACCCCGGTGAAGTCTCTTGGTTCTATGTCTGCTTCATACCTTTTGATCCCATCACCCAGCATGCGCTTTCTCCCTGCAACACCTCTTCAGCTCCCAACATGCCTCACTGCCGAATCACCTCCTTTGGCCCATCTCCTTCACAGCAAGGGTTCTGCAATTCCACTTTCCACTGGCTTCGTGGTTTCAAAGGCTGTACCTTCCATGAGGAAAGACTGCAGAAGCAGCATGAAAGAAGAATGGCCTTCGGTACTTTCTGTCAGTCTTATTGATTATTATGGAGGCACTAGCATTATCCAAGACAAGATTGTTCGAGGTGTTAATAAACAGGGAGGTAGGAGTTTAAGCTCGGAGGCTAAAGATTTCGAAATCGAGACCCATTTAGTTCTCGAGTCTGTTGCAGCAGAGCTTCATGCACTATCATGGATGACTGTTAGCCCAGCATACTTGGAGCGACGAACCGCATTGCCTTTCCACTGCGACATGGTTTTGAGACTAAGAAGGCTACTTCATTTTGCTGATAAAGACCTCTCTCGGCAGCTAGAGAAGTAA
- the LOC132164129 gene encoding uncharacterized protein LOC132164129 has protein sequence MEKESKIQRGHNNNRATETDFGLQWGNRKRLRCVKVKDQSLANKSDCLGKKKITSRVDRCVVGTAEKDLVSPQAHRLNKNSDSPLNNRKVLMASPEKEDRYYTTRGSLGFDDNGKVLMDHVKEDKPLVWPKLFVTLSSKEKEEDFMAMKGCKLPQRPKKRAKLIQRSLLLVSPGAWLSDLCQERYEVREKKASKKRPRGLKAMGSMDSDSE, from the exons ATGGAAAAGGAATCCAAGATTCAAAGAGGGCATAACAACAATAGAGCTACAGAGACTGACTTTGGGTTGCAATGGGGGAACAGAAAGAGGCTTAGATGTGTGAAAGTCAAAGACCAAAGCTTAGCCAACAAATCGGACTGtttggggaagaagaaaataacTTCTCGTGTCGATCGCTGCGTGGTTGGCACCGCCGAGAAAGACTTGGTTTCTCCGCAGGCCCATCGACTCAACAA GAACTCTGACTCGCCCTTGAATAACCGAAAGGTGTTGATGGCATCACCAGAAAAGGAAGATCGATATTACACAACAAGGGGTTCATTGGGCTTTGATGATAATGGGAAGGTGTTGATGGATCATGTAAAGGAGGATAAACCGCTTGTTTGGCCAAAGCTTTTTGTTACACTGTCTAGCAAAGAAAAGGAGGAGGATTTTATGGCTATGAAAGGGTGTAAGCTTCCTCAGAGGCCCAAGAAGAGGGCTAAGCTGATACAAAGAAGCTTACTC TTGGTCAGTCCCGGTGCATGGCTGTCGGATCTGTGCCAAGAGAGGTACGAAGTGAGGGAGAAAAAGGCTTCAAAGAAG AGACCCAGAGGATTGAAGGCGATGGGAAGTATGGATAGTGATTCAGAATGA